A region from the Pseudomonas sp. KU26590 genome encodes:
- the metG gene encoding methionine--tRNA ligase, with product MSEPRKILVTSALPYANGSIHLGHMLEYIQTDMWVRFQKHRGNQCIYVCADDAHGSAIMLRAEKEGITPEQLIANVQAEHSADFADFLVDFDNFHSTHAEENRVLSSEIYTRLRDAGHIATRSVTQYFDPEKKMFLADRFIKGTCPKCGTEDQYGDNCEKCGATYAPTDLKDPKSAISGATPVLRDSKHFFFDLPAFDAMLKSWTRSGTLQDAVANKIAEWLDSGLQQWDISRDAPYFGFEIPDEPGKYFYVWLDAPIGYMASFKNLCARRPDLDFDAYWSKDSTTELYHFIGKDIVNFHALFWPAMLEGSGFRKPTGINVHGYLTVNGQKMSKSRGTFIKARTYLEHLSPEYLRYYYAAKLGRGVDDLDLNLEDFVQKVNSDLIGKVVNIASRCAGFIQKGNAGLLVAGNAEPELTDAFHAAAPSIADAYEARDFARAMREIMALADRANAWIADKAPWSLAKQEGKQDEVQAICALGINLFRQLVIFLKPVLPNLAADAEQFLNVAPLTWDDHQTLLSNHQLNPFQPLMTRIDPVKVEAMTDASKEDLAASATDTGAAPQGNGELTKDPLSPEIDFDAFAAIDLRVALIEKAEHVEGADKLLRLTLDIGDEKRNVFSGIKSAYPNPAELEGRLTMMIANLKPRKMRFGISEGMVMAAGPGGEEIYLLSPDSGAKPGQRIK from the coding sequence ATGTCCGAGCCACGCAAGATTCTCGTCACCAGCGCCCTGCCCTATGCCAACGGTTCCATTCACCTTGGCCACATGCTCGAGTACATCCAGACCGACATGTGGGTGCGCTTTCAAAAGCACCGCGGCAACCAGTGCATTTACGTGTGCGCGGACGACGCCCATGGCTCGGCCATCATGCTGCGCGCCGAGAAAGAAGGCATCACGCCCGAGCAACTCATTGCCAACGTGCAGGCCGAGCACAGCGCCGACTTCGCTGACTTCCTGGTGGACTTCGACAACTTCCACTCGACCCACGCCGAAGAAAACCGCGTGCTGTCGAGCGAGATCTACACACGCCTTCGCGACGCCGGCCACATCGCCACGCGCTCCGTGACGCAATATTTCGACCCGGAAAAGAAAATGTTCCTGGCCGACCGCTTCATCAAAGGCACCTGCCCGAAATGCGGCACTGAAGACCAGTACGGTGACAACTGCGAAAAGTGCGGCGCGACCTACGCCCCGACTGACCTTAAAGATCCGAAGTCCGCGATTTCCGGCGCGACCCCGGTGCTCCGAGACTCCAAGCATTTCTTTTTCGACCTGCCCGCGTTCGACGCCATGCTCAAAAGCTGGACGCGAAGCGGCACGCTGCAGGACGCCGTGGCGAACAAGATCGCCGAATGGCTCGATTCCGGCCTTCAGCAGTGGGACATTTCCCGTGATGCGCCGTATTTCGGCTTCGAGATCCCCGACGAGCCGGGCAAATATTTCTACGTGTGGCTGGACGCTCCAATTGGCTACATGGCGAGCTTCAAGAACCTCTGCGCGCGCCGCCCGGATCTGGACTTTGACGCCTACTGGAGCAAAGACTCGACCACCGAGCTTTACCACTTCATCGGCAAAGACATCGTCAACTTCCATGCGCTGTTCTGGCCAGCGATGCTCGAAGGCTCAGGCTTCCGCAAGCCTACCGGCATCAACGTCCACGGCTACCTGACCGTCAACGGCCAGAAGATGTCGAAATCCCGCGGCACCTTTATCAAGGCACGCACGTACCTTGAGCACCTGTCGCCGGAATACCTGCGTTACTACTACGCGGCCAAGCTGGGCCGTGGCGTCGACGATCTCGACCTGAACCTTGAAGACTTCGTGCAGAAGGTCAACTCTGACCTGATCGGCAAGGTGGTGAACATCGCCAGCCGTTGCGCGGGCTTCATTCAGAAAGGCAACGCAGGTTTGCTGGTGGCCGGCAATGCCGAGCCCGAGCTGACCGATGCTTTTCACGCCGCAGCGCCAAGCATTGCCGATGCCTACGAGGCACGTGACTTTGCCCGTGCGATGCGCGAGATCATGGCGCTGGCCGACCGCGCCAATGCCTGGATCGCCGACAAGGCGCCCTGGTCGCTGGCCAAGCAGGAAGGTAAACAGGACGAGGTTCAGGCTATCTGCGCCCTGGGCATCAATCTGTTCCGTCAGTTGGTGATATTCCTCAAGCCTGTGCTGCCGAATCTGGCCGCAGACGCCGAGCAGTTCCTCAACGTCGCGCCACTGACCTGGGATGACCACCAGACGCTGCTGAGCAATCATCAGCTCAACCCGTTCCAGCCGTTAATGACACGCATCGACCCCGTAAAAGTGGAAGCCATGACCGACGCATCGAAAGAAGACCTGGCCGCCAGCGCCACCGACACAGGTGCGGCACCGCAGGGCAATGGTGAGCTGACCAAAGACCCGCTCTCGCCAGAGATCGACTTCGACGCCTTCGCGGCGATTGACCTGCGCGTCGCGCTGATCGAAAAAGCCGAGCACGTCGAAGGCGCCGACAAGCTGCTGCGCCTGACACTGGACATCGGCGACGAGAAGCGCAACGTCTTCTCCGGTATCAAGAGCGCTTACCCGAACCCGGCGGAGCTGGAGGGTCGATTGACGATGATGATCGCCAACCTGAAGCCTCGGAAAATGCGCTTTGGTATCTCCGAAGGCATGGTGATGGCAGCGGGCCCTGGCGGTGAAGAGATTTACCTGCTGAGCCCTGACAGCGGCGCCAAGCCCGGTCAGCGCATCAAGTAA
- the apbC gene encoding iron-sulfur cluster carrier protein ApbC, giving the protein MSAVNRATVEAVLRQYTDPYLNQDPVSAGCVRAIEIDGDRVSVQLELGYAAALFKNGWAQILQMAIEGLDGVASASVQITSVIHPHKALGQIPGLANVKNIVAVASGKGGVGKSTTAANLALALSREGARVGILDADIYGPSQGVMFGIAEGTRPKIKDQKWFVPIEAHGIEVMSMAFLTDDNTPMVWRGPMVSGALLQLVTQTAWDDLDYLVIDMPPGTGDIQLTLAQKVPVAGAVIVTTPQDLALLDAKKGVEMFRKVNIPVLGVVENMAVHICSNCGHAEHLFGEGGGEKLATQYGVELLASLPLSMVIREQADGGKPTAIAEPESQIAMVYQELARHVGARIVLQEAASAEMPSISVSDD; this is encoded by the coding sequence ATGAGCGCTGTCAATCGCGCAACGGTGGAAGCCGTCCTTCGCCAGTACACCGATCCTTACTTGAATCAGGACCCGGTCAGCGCCGGGTGTGTCCGCGCCATCGAGATCGACGGCGACCGCGTGAGTGTCCAGCTGGAGCTGGGTTATGCGGCCGCGCTGTTCAAGAACGGCTGGGCGCAGATACTGCAGATGGCGATCGAGGGGCTGGACGGTGTGGCATCGGCCAGCGTCCAGATTACTTCGGTGATTCACCCTCACAAAGCCCTCGGCCAGATCCCCGGCCTGGCCAATGTGAAGAACATTGTGGCCGTTGCGTCGGGTAAAGGCGGCGTCGGTAAATCCACGACGGCGGCGAACCTGGCGTTGGCGCTTTCTCGCGAAGGCGCGCGCGTCGGCATTCTTGATGCCGATATCTACGGCCCGAGCCAGGGCGTCATGTTCGGCATCGCCGAAGGCACCCGTCCGAAGATCAAGGATCAGAAGTGGTTCGTGCCGATCGAGGCCCATGGCATCGAAGTCATGTCCATGGCGTTTCTGACCGACGACAACACGCCGATGGTCTGGAGAGGGCCGATGGTGTCAGGGGCGCTGCTGCAACTGGTGACCCAGACCGCCTGGGATGATCTCGATTACCTGGTCATCGACATGCCGCCAGGCACCGGTGATATCCAGCTGACCCTCGCGCAGAAGGTCCCGGTTGCAGGCGCAGTCATTGTCACGACCCCGCAGGATCTTGCATTGCTGGACGCGAAGAAAGGCGTGGAGATGTTCCGCAAGGTCAACATCCCGGTGCTGGGTGTCGTTGAAAACATGGCCGTGCATATCTGCTCGAACTGCGGTCATGCCGAGCATCTGTTTGGCGAAGGCGGAGGGGAAAAGCTGGCGACGCAATATGGCGTCGAGTTGCTGGCCTCGCTGCCGCTGTCCATGGTGATTCGAGAGCAGGCCGATGGAGGCAAGCCAACGGCGATTGCCGAGCCCGAAAGTCAGATTGCGATGGTGTATCAGGAGCTGGCGCGTCACGTCGGCGCGCGGATCGTGCTGCAGGAAGCCGCGTCTGCGGAGATGCCGAGTATCTCTGTGAGCGACGACTGA
- a CDS encoding cold-shock protein has translation MSNRQTGTVKWFNDEKGFGFITPQSGDDLFVHFKAIQSDGFKSLKEGQQVSFIATRGQKGMQAEEVQVI, from the coding sequence ATGTCTAATCGCCAAACTGGTACCGTTAAGTGGTTCAACGATGAAAAAGGCTTCGGCTTCATCACTCCACAATCGGGTGACGACCTGTTCGTTCACTTCAAAGCTATCCAATCTGACGGCTTCAAAAGCCTGAAAGAAGGCCAACAGGTCTCTTTCATCGCTACCCGCGGTCAGAAAGGCATGCAAGCTGAAGAAGTTCAAGTTATCTAA
- the dcd gene encoding dCTP deaminase, with protein MSIKSDKWIRRMAQEHGMIEPFVERQVRGEGADRVISFGVSSYGYDVRCADEFKVFTNINSATVDPKNFDEKSFVDVKSDVCIIPPNSFALARTVEYFRIPRNVLTICLGKSTYARCGIIVNVTPLEPEWEGHVTLEFSNTTTLPAKIYANEGVAQMLFLESDEECEVSYKDRGGKYQGQRGVTLPRT; from the coding sequence ATGAGCATCAAATCGGACAAGTGGATTCGCCGCATGGCGCAGGAACACGGCATGATCGAGCCGTTTGTGGAGCGTCAGGTGCGCGGCGAAGGCGCTGATCGAGTGATCTCTTTCGGCGTTTCCAGCTACGGCTACGACGTGCGTTGCGCCGACGAATTCAAGGTGTTCACCAACATCAATTCGGCCACCGTCGACCCGAAGAATTTCGATGAAAAAAGTTTTGTAGACGTCAAAAGCGACGTCTGCATCATCCCGCCGAACTCCTTTGCGCTGGCTCGCACCGTCGAATATTTCCGCATTCCGCGTAACGTGCTGACCATCTGCCTGGGCAAAAGCACCTATGCGCGCTGCGGCATCATCGTCAACGTGACGCCGCTTGAGCCTGAATGGGAAGGCCACGTGACCCTGGAGTTCTCCAACACCACCACGCTGCCGGCGAAGATCTACGCCAACGAAGGCGTCGCACAGATGCTTTTCCTGGAATCCGACGAAGAGTGTGAAGTCTCCTACAAGGACCGTGGCGGCAAGTACCAGGGCCAGCGCGGTGTGACGCTGCCGCGTACCTAA
- the pdeM gene encoding ligase-associated DNA damage response endonuclease PdeM, producing MRPYLSIQLAGAELWLLADKAIYYPAERALLIADAHFGKAAAYRRLGQPVPHGTTDANLQRLDALLASYDCDRLIFLGDFLHAPESHAAGTLSAIQAWRDKHPGLAITLIRGNHDKRAGDPPSELRIEIVEEPMFLGPYALQHEPDPHPDFHVLAGHVHPAYRLYGRGRQRLRLPCFYVLPRVSLLPAFGAFTGGMNIDRAENSKVYVVGDGAVWEAV from the coding sequence GTGAGGCCGTATCTTTCGATTCAGCTGGCAGGTGCGGAGCTGTGGTTACTGGCGGACAAAGCCATTTATTACCCGGCCGAGCGAGCGCTGTTGATTGCCGACGCCCACTTTGGCAAGGCCGCTGCCTACCGACGGCTGGGTCAGCCCGTCCCCCATGGCACAACCGACGCTAACCTTCAACGCCTGGACGCACTGCTGGCGAGCTATGACTGTGACCGGTTGATCTTTCTGGGGGATTTCCTGCACGCCCCCGAATCCCACGCGGCCGGCACGCTGTCGGCCATTCAGGCATGGCGGGACAAACATCCTGGTCTGGCAATCACATTGATTCGGGGTAACCACGACAAACGTGCAGGCGACCCGCCGTCGGAATTGCGCATCGAAATCGTCGAGGAACCGATGTTTCTGGGCCCGTATGCGCTCCAGCACGAACCTGACCCGCACCCTGATTTTCACGTCCTGGCGGGCCATGTGCACCCGGCCTACCGGCTGTACGGCCGAGGACGTCAACGATTACGGCTGCCATGCTTTTACGTGCTGCCACGGGTGAGCCTGCTGCCAGCATTTGGGGCTTTTACGGGGGGGATGAATATCGACCGCGCTGAGAACAGCAAGGTTTATGTGGTGGGAGATGGTGCGGTGTGGGAGGCAGTTTGA
- a CDS encoding ligase-associated DNA damage response DEXH box helicase yields the protein MPKAVNFAKRWFAERGWKPFPFQKEVWAAVARGESGLLHASTGAGKTYSVWFAALNQFARAAPEPTELKPRKRKPVAAPLSVVWITPMRALAADTARALEGPLQDLQIPWSVGLRTGDTSSSERAKQGRRLPSALITTPESLTLLLTRADAQATMSTLKMVVVDEWHELIGNKRGIQLQLALARLRQWNPELVIWGLSATLGNQEHAQQVLVGDHGTTVHGKVVKELIVDTLLPPSIERFPWAGHMGLRMLPQVLAEVDSCSSCLLFTNTRAQSEVWYQALLEARPDWAGLIALHHGSLSREVRDWVERALKEGHLKAVVCTSSLDLGVDFLPVERVLQIGSAKGVARLMQRAGRSGHAPGRPSRVTLVPTHSLELVEAAAARDAVNARLIEPRESPHKPLDVLVQHLVSMALGGGFTPDALLAEIRTAWAYRDLTDEEWEWALAFVRYGGLSLTAYPDYRRVEPDEDGIWRVPDARLARRHRMSVGTIVSDASINVKYWSKGGGGGSLGSVEEGFIARLKPGDGFLFSGRLLELVRVENMTAYVKKATGKKAAVPRWNGGRMPLSNELAVAVVEKFDAAARGDFSSPEMHIVSPLLEVQRQWSALPRKDTLLAEVLKSREGWHLFLYPFAGRHVHLGLASLLAWRLSRDTPLTFSIAVNDYGFELLSATPIDWNERLTTQLFSEDDLLADIIASLNAGELALRRFREIARIAGLVFSGYPGAPKSNRQLQASSGLFFEVFKQYDAGNLLLTQAQEEVLRQELDVARLEQTLSRINNRTLDLHVIKRPTPMAFPLLVERMRESLSTEKLSDRIARMVSDLEKAAGPEVMT from the coding sequence ATGCCAAAAGCTGTCAATTTCGCCAAGCGCTGGTTTGCCGAGCGTGGCTGGAAACCCTTCCCCTTCCAGAAAGAAGTCTGGGCCGCCGTTGCTCGCGGCGAGTCGGGCCTGCTGCACGCCAGCACCGGCGCGGGCAAGACCTACTCGGTGTGGTTTGCCGCGCTCAACCAGTTCGCCCGGGCCGCACCCGAACCGACCGAGCTCAAGCCGCGCAAACGCAAGCCCGTCGCGGCGCCCCTCAGCGTGGTGTGGATCACGCCCATGCGCGCCCTCGCTGCCGACACCGCCCGGGCGCTGGAAGGCCCGTTGCAGGACTTACAGATTCCGTGGAGCGTTGGCCTGCGCACGGGCGACACCAGCAGCAGCGAACGCGCCAAACAGGGCCGGCGCCTGCCCTCCGCGTTGATCACCACGCCGGAGAGCCTCACCTTGCTGCTGACCCGTGCCGACGCCCAGGCAACGATGTCGACGCTGAAGATGGTGGTGGTCGATGAATGGCACGAGCTGATCGGCAACAAGCGCGGCATTCAGCTGCAACTGGCGCTGGCGAGGCTGCGGCAGTGGAATCCCGAGCTGGTCATCTGGGGCCTTTCCGCGACCCTCGGCAATCAGGAGCACGCGCAACAGGTGCTGGTGGGCGATCATGGCACCACCGTCCACGGCAAGGTGGTCAAGGAATTGATCGTGGACACGCTGTTGCCGCCCTCCATCGAGCGCTTCCCCTGGGCCGGGCACATGGGTTTGCGCATGCTCCCTCAGGTGCTGGCCGAGGTCGACAGCTGCTCAAGCTGTTTGCTGTTCACCAACACCCGGGCACAGTCGGAGGTCTGGTATCAGGCGTTGCTGGAAGCCCGCCCTGACTGGGCCGGCCTGATCGCGCTGCACCACGGGTCACTGTCCCGGGAGGTCCGCGACTGGGTCGAACGCGCGCTGAAAGAAGGCCACCTGAAAGCGGTGGTTTGCACCTCCAGCCTCGACCTTGGCGTGGATTTTCTGCCGGTCGAGCGCGTACTGCAAATCGGCTCGGCCAAGGGCGTCGCGCGGCTGATGCAGCGTGCGGGACGTTCAGGCCACGCCCCAGGCCGCCCGTCACGGGTCACGCTGGTGCCGACCCACAGCCTGGAACTCGTCGAGGCCGCCGCCGCCCGCGACGCCGTTAACGCGCGCCTGATCGAACCTCGCGAATCACCCCACAAGCCGCTGGATGTCCTCGTACAACATTTGGTGAGCATGGCCCTCGGCGGCGGCTTTACCCCCGACGCCTTACTCGCCGAAATCCGCACCGCCTGGGCGTACCGCGACCTGACCGATGAGGAATGGGAATGGGCGCTGGCGTTCGTGCGCTACGGCGGCCTGTCCCTGACCGCTTACCCCGACTATCGTCGCGTCGAGCCTGATGAAGACGGCATCTGGCGCGTCCCCGATGCACGCCTCGCCCGCCGCCACCGCATGAGCGTGGGCACCATCGTCAGCGACGCCAGCATCAACGTGAAGTATTGGAGCAAGGGCGGCGGCGGCGGATCACTGGGTAGCGTCGAGGAGGGCTTCATTGCCCGCTTGAAACCCGGAGATGGCTTTTTGTTCAGCGGTCGTCTGCTGGAACTGGTGCGCGTTGAGAACATGACCGCGTACGTAAAAAAGGCTACAGGCAAGAAAGCCGCCGTCCCGCGCTGGAATGGTGGGCGAATGCCGCTCTCAAACGAATTGGCCGTCGCCGTTGTCGAGAAGTTCGATGCCGCTGCCAGGGGCGACTTCAGCAGCCCCGAGATGCACATCGTCAGCCCGCTGCTGGAAGTGCAACGACAATGGTCAGCACTGCCGCGCAAGGACACCCTGCTGGCAGAAGTCTTGAAGTCTCGCGAAGGCTGGCATCTGTTTCTCTATCCCTTCGCCGGCCGGCATGTGCACTTGGGGCTGGCGAGCCTGCTGGCCTGGCGCCTGAGCCGAGACACGCCACTGACCTTCTCGATCGCGGTGAACGACTACGGCTTCGAGCTGCTCAGTGCTACGCCGATCGACTGGAACGAGCGCCTGACGACTCAGCTGTTTTCCGAGGACGATCTGCTGGCCGATATCATTGCCAGCCTGAACGCCGGCGAACTGGCCTTGCGCCGCTTCCGCGAGATTGCCCGCATTGCCGGGCTCGTGTTCTCCGGCTACCCCGGCGCGCCTAAAAGCAACCGACAATTGCAGGCCTCCAGCGGCTTGTTCTTCGAAGTGTTCAAACAGTACGACGCCGGCAACCTGCTGCTGACCCAGGCCCAGGAAGAGGTGCTGCGGCAGGAACTCGATGTCGCCCGTCTTGAACAAACGCTCAGCCGCATCAATAACCGGACCCTGGATTTGCACGTGATCAAACGCCCTACCCCGATGGCCTTCCCGCTGCTTGTAGAGCGCATGCGCGAGAGCCTCAGCACCGAGAAACTTTCCGACCGCATCGCGCGCATGGTCAGCGACCTCGAGAAAGCCGCAGGACCTGAGGTCATGACGTGA
- a CDS encoding ABC transporter ATP-binding protein, whose product MYKLTIDGLHKSYGDHEVLKGVSLKASVGDVICLIGASGSGKSTFLRCINFLEQPNDGAMSLDGQPVRMVSDAGGMRVADPAELQRIRTRLAMVFQHFNLWSHMTVLENITMAPRRVLGVSKAEAEARAHKYLDKVGLPARVADQYPAFLSGGQQQRVAIARALAMEPEIMLFDEPTSALDPELVGEVLKVIQGLAEEGRTMILVTHEMGFARKVANQVVFLHQGQIEEMGHPDDVLGSPKSERLQQFLSGNLK is encoded by the coding sequence ATGTACAAACTGACCATCGATGGCCTGCATAAAAGCTACGGTGACCACGAGGTGCTCAAAGGGGTGTCGCTCAAGGCCAGCGTCGGCGACGTGATTTGCCTGATCGGCGCCAGCGGCTCGGGCAAGAGCACGTTCCTGCGCTGCATCAATTTTCTTGAACAACCCAATGACGGCGCCATGAGCCTGGACGGCCAGCCCGTGCGCATGGTCAGCGACGCTGGCGGCATGCGCGTTGCCGACCCGGCAGAGCTGCAGCGGATTCGCACGCGCCTGGCGATGGTGTTCCAGCACTTCAACCTGTGGAGCCACATGACGGTGCTGGAAAACATCACCATGGCCCCGCGCCGTGTGCTGGGCGTGTCTAAAGCCGAGGCCGAGGCCCGCGCGCATAAATACCTGGACAAGGTCGGGCTGCCCGCGCGCGTCGCCGATCAATACCCGGCGTTTCTGTCCGGCGGTCAGCAGCAACGCGTGGCCATTGCCCGCGCGCTGGCGATGGAACCGGAAATCATGCTGTTTGACGAACCCACTTCAGCGCTCGACCCTGAATTGGTTGGCGAAGTATTGAAGGTGATTCAGGGCCTGGCGGAAGAAGGCCGGACCATGATTCTGGTGACCCACGAAATGGGCTTCGCCCGCAAGGTCGCCAATCAGGTGGTGTTCTTGCACCAGGGGCAGATCGAGGAAATGGGCCACCCGGACGACGTGCTGGGCAGCCCAAAGAGCGAGCGCTTGCAGCAGTTTTTGAGCGGGAATTTGAAGTAA
- a CDS encoding succinylglutamate desuccinylase/aspartoacylase family protein has product MRHQTHDLLAPVPGTARQIHSFHYGPENGACKVYIQSSLHADELPGMLVSWYLKQRLAELENAGQLLGEVVVVPVANPIGLEQVLMDMPLGRYELESGQNFNRRFVDLGQQVGDEVEALLTDDPKGNVDLIRKTLLAALNNCVGSTQLESQRLTLQRLACDADVVLDLHCDFESVEHLYTTPEAWPQVEALSRYLGAQASLLATDSGGQSFDECFTLVWWQLQQRFAKRFPIPLGSFSVTLELRGQGDVNHALASRDSQAIISYLMHHGAIAGEPVAPPQLIYPATPLAGVEPVATPVGGLLVFCTLPGEYVEAGQLIAEVIDPISDTVTPIHTANAGLMYARSLRRMATAGMVIAHVAGSEAYRSGYLLSP; this is encoded by the coding sequence ATGCGACACCAGACCCATGATCTGCTGGCCCCGGTGCCCGGCACCGCGCGGCAGATCCACAGCTTTCACTACGGCCCGGAAAACGGCGCCTGCAAGGTTTACATCCAGTCGTCCCTGCACGCCGACGAGCTGCCGGGCATGCTGGTGTCCTGGTACTTGAAGCAGCGGCTGGCCGAGCTTGAAAACGCCGGTCAGTTGCTTGGCGAAGTGGTGGTCGTTCCGGTGGCCAACCCCATCGGCCTGGAGCAGGTCCTGATGGACATGCCACTGGGCCGTTATGAGCTTGAGAGCGGACAGAACTTCAATCGCCGCTTCGTCGACCTCGGTCAGCAAGTGGGCGATGAAGTCGAAGCGCTGCTGACCGATGACCCCAAGGGCAACGTCGACCTGATTCGCAAAACCCTGCTGGCGGCACTGAATAACTGCGTCGGCAGCACCCAGCTGGAGTCCCAGCGCCTGACGTTGCAACGCCTGGCCTGTGACGCCGATGTGGTGCTGGACCTGCATTGCGATTTCGAATCCGTCGAGCACCTGTACACCACGCCTGAAGCCTGGCCCCAGGTCGAAGCGTTGTCGCGTTATCTCGGCGCACAGGCAAGCCTGCTGGCGACCGATTCCGGTGGGCAGTCGTTCGACGAATGCTTCACGCTGGTCTGGTGGCAATTGCAGCAGCGTTTTGCAAAGCGCTTCCCGATTCCGCTGGGCAGCTTTTCCGTGACCCTGGAGTTGCGCGGTCAGGGGGATGTCAATCACGCCCTCGCCAGCCGCGACTCTCAGGCGATTATCAGTTACCTGATGCACCACGGCGCCATTGCCGGCGAGCCGGTTGCGCCACCCCAACTGATTTACCCGGCGACCCCGCTGGCGGGCGTCGAACCGGTCGCCACGCCGGTAGGTGGTCTGCTGGTGTTCTGCACACTGCCCGGCGAGTACGTCGAGGCGGGGCAATTGATCGCTGAGGTCATCGACCCGATCAGCGACACAGTGACCCCGATCCACACGGCCAACGCTGGCCTCATGTACGCCCGCTCATTGCGACGCATGGCGACCGCCGGCATGGTCATCGCCCATGTCGCCGGCAGCGAAGCCTACCGCAGCGGCTACTTACTTTCTCCTTGA
- a CDS encoding ABC transporter permease, with protein MIELLQEYWRAFLYTDGQNITGLAMTMWLLSASIAIGFIVSIPLSIARVSRNPMVRWPVQFYTYLFRGTPLYIQLLICYTGIYSIAAVREQPILDAFFRDAMNCTILAFALNTCAYTTEIFAGAIRSMNHGEVEAAKAYGLTGWRLYAYVIMPSALRRSLPYYSNEVILMLHSTTVAFTATVPDILKVARDANSATFLTFQSFGIAALIYLTVTFILVGLFRLAERRWLAFLGPTH; from the coding sequence ATGATCGAGTTGCTGCAAGAATACTGGCGCGCCTTCCTTTATACCGACGGCCAGAACATCACCGGCCTGGCCATGACGATGTGGCTGCTCAGTGCCTCCATCGCCATTGGCTTTATCGTTTCGATTCCGCTGTCCATCGCCCGCGTGTCGCGTAATCCGATGGTGCGCTGGCCGGTGCAGTTCTACACCTACCTGTTCCGCGGAACGCCGCTGTATATCCAGTTGCTGATTTGCTACACCGGGATTTACAGCATCGCTGCCGTGCGTGAGCAGCCGATACTGGATGCGTTCTTCCGTGACGCGATGAACTGCACCATCCTCGCCTTCGCCCTGAACACCTGCGCCTACACCACCGAAATCTTCGCAGGTGCGATTCGCAGCATGAACCACGGTGAAGTCGAGGCGGCCAAGGCTTACGGCCTCACCGGCTGGCGCTTGTACGCCTACGTCATCATGCCGTCGGCACTGCGCCGTTCGCTGCCTTATTACAGCAACGAAGTGATCCTGATGCTGCACTCGACCACCGTGGCCTTCACCGCCACAGTGCCGGACATCCTCAAGGTCGCGCGGGACGCCAACTCGGCCACCTTCCTGACGTTCCAGTCGTTCGGCATCGCGGCGCTGATCTATCTCACGGTCACGTTCATTCTGGTGGGCCTGTTCCGACTGGCTGAACGCCGCTGGCTGGCCTTCCTCGGCCCGACTCACTAG
- a CDS encoding ABC transporter permease, producing the protein MFETLLQNLGLSAFSLKGFGPLLLEGTWMTVKLSVMSLLLAVVLGLLGASAKLSKAAVLRVPAQIYTTLIRGIPDLVLMLLIFYSLQTWLTTLTEAMEWDYIEIDPFSAGVITLGFIYGAYFTETFRGAILAVPRGQVEAATAYGLSRSQRFRVVVFPQMMRFALPGIGNNWQVVLKATALVSIIGLADLVKAAQDAGKSTYQLFYFLVLAALIYLVITSVSNIALRWAERRYAAGSREAQR; encoded by the coding sequence ATGTTCGAAACCCTCCTGCAAAACCTGGGACTGTCAGCATTCAGTTTGAAGGGCTTTGGCCCGCTGTTGCTGGAAGGCACCTGGATGACCGTCAAATTATCGGTAATGTCGCTGCTGCTGGCCGTTGTGCTCGGCCTGCTGGGCGCCAGTGCCAAACTGTCCAAAGCCGCCGTGCTGCGCGTCCCGGCCCAGATCTACACCACGCTGATCCGGGGCATACCGGACCTGGTGCTGATGCTGCTGATCTTCTACAGCCTGCAAACCTGGCTGACCACGCTCACCGAAGCGATGGAATGGGATTACATCGAGATCGACCCTTTCTCTGCCGGCGTCATCACGCTGGGCTTCATCTATGGTGCGTATTTCACCGAGACCTTCCGCGGTGCGATCCTCGCCGTGCCCCGCGGTCAGGTCGAAGCCGCCACGGCCTATGGACTCAGCCGTTCGCAACGGTTTCGCGTGGTGGTGTTCCCGCAGATGATGCGCTTCGCCCTGCCCGGCATCGGCAACAACTGGCAAGTGGTGCTCAAGGCCACCGCGCTGGTGTCGATCATCGGTCTGGCCGACCTGGTCAAGGCCGCGCAGGACGCGGGTAAAAGCACCTATCAGCTGTTCTACTTCCTGGTACTCGCCGCACTGATCTATCTGGTCATCACCAGCGTGTCCAACATCGCCCTGCGCTGGGCCGAACGGCGTTACGCCGCCGGCAGCCGGGAGGCTCAACGATGA